From one Alosa alosa isolate M-15738 ecotype Scorff River chromosome 5, AALO_Geno_1.1, whole genome shotgun sequence genomic stretch:
- the si:dkey-98f17.5 gene encoding uncharacterized protein si:dkey-98f17.5: MSGGRKPRSVANPLESAITTPSERILKQCHNLYIDNDNGLVKIATGLGLLLLPPRKKIIVMIMGNHSAGKSSFINWYVEEHIQKTGVAIETQGFTFITSGRKRESLTGNATLHLYPHFRPLLEFKGVTDYLSAEISTSKQKKFSLVTFVDTPGLVDGDMIYPFDVNNAITSFGQQADLIFVFFDPMGQALCKRTLNIVEKLSETSADKLRFYLSKADEAGKETDRQRVMMQIVQELCRRPGLNKCGFEMPTIFIPNPQKPSRCINQIDEVCQTIEKTINQAVQKTLDQLEKDCDLICSTITNKLAEDRENVRYNNSSRFHSFMCGLMGLLLPALFILSFVVNTFTREELDSLVGEGFATALFLSTGIMALLWDWIPEDGQILFVILLGVFSYFLLFLAKYFGRQGSKTLTKKGEEDPGRV, from the exons ATGTCGGGCGGTAGAAAGCCCCGCTCGGTCGCGAACCCATTGGAATCGGCTATAACTACACCAAGCGAACGAATTTTGAAACAATGTCACAATTTGTATATCGACAACGACAACG GGCTGGTGAAAATTGCGACTGGTCTGGGTCTCTTGCTGCTGCCTCCACGGAAGAAAATCATAGTGATGATAATGGGGAACCATTCGGCAGGAAAGAGTTCCTTTATCAACTG GTATGTGGAGGAGCACATTCAGAAAACAGGAGTGGCTATTGAAACGCAAGGGTTTACCTTTATAACAAGTGGACGAAAAAGAGAGTCTTTAACG GGCAATGCAACGCTACACCTCTACCCCCATTTCCGACCCCTGCTGGAGTTTAAAG GTGTCACGGATTACCTCTCGGCCGAAATCTCCACCTCCAAGCAGAAGAAGTTTAGTCTGGTCACTTTCGTGGACACTCCCGGCCTGGTGGACGGAGACATGATCTATCCTTTCGACGTCAACAATGCCATCACATCGTTTG GGCAACAGGCGGACTTGATCTTCGTGTTTTTTGATCCCATGGGGCAGGCGCTGTGCAAGCGAACGCTCAACATCGTGGAGAAGCTGAGTGAGACGTCCGCAGACAAGCTGCGCTTTTACCTTAGCAAGGCGGACGAGGCCGGCAAAGAGACGGACAGACAG AGAGTGATGATGCAGATCGTTCAGGAGCTGTGTCGCCGCCCGGGACTCAATAAGTGTGGCTTTGAGATGCCCACCATCTTTATCCCCAATCCCCAGAAG cCGAGCAGGTGCATCAATCAGATTGATGAGGTGTGTCAGACCATAGAGAAGACCATCAACCAAGCTGTCCAGAAGACCCTTGACCAGCTCGAGAAGGACTGCGACCTCATATGCAGTACAATCACCAACAAACTGGCAGAGGACAG AGAGAACGTGAGGTACAACAACAGCTCCAGGTTCCACTCCTTCATGTGCGGTCTGATGGGTCTCCTGCTGCCCGCCCTCTTCATCCTCAGCTTCGTGGTCAACACCTTCACCAGGGAGGAGCTGGACAGCCTGGTGGGAGAGGGGTTTGCGACCGCCCTCTTCCTCTCGACA GGAATCATGGCTCTATTGTGGGACTGGATACCAGAGGATGGGCAAATATTATTTGTAATCTTACTTGGAGTATTCAGCTACTTCCTCCTATTCCTTGCCAAGTATTTTGGCCG CCAGGGGAGCAAGACCCTCACCAAAAAAGGAGAAGAAGACCCTGGCAGAGTATAG
- the LOC125294519 gene encoding apoptosis-inducing factor 3 isoform X2, whose product MGGCLSKPKPEVKVELTLLDKEKEADVMSPNGKASPFSDCRPNGALGHCSDEDAAATYRTSHKPRDYVEAAVCHVKDLENGQMREVDLGTGRALLIKEHGEFSAIAHKCPHYGAPLVKGVLSKGHVRCPWHGACFNIATGDIEDFPGLDSLPTFQVRVEKDRVIIRANKQALQTQRRTKAMSKCSAVINSNTGFSHVLIIGAGPTGLVCAETLRQEGFTDRIVMCTVDKHLPYDRPKLSKSLESTAEQLRLRSTEFLQTHDIELLTEKEVVSVDVKMKTVTFQDGFKMEYRKLLIATGSKAKPLNYKGKEVENVFHLRSPEDANHIARLASNKNAVIVGTSFVGMEVAAALTDKAHSVSIIGIEAVPFRKALGEKVGKAMMKLFETNRVKFYMLNEVSEMRGHHGQLKEVVLKSGKVLRADVCVIGAGSGPATAFLKQSGVHMDSKGFIPVNKTLQTNVEGVFAGGDVVTFPLSLRNNKKVNIPRWQMAHVHGRVAALNMIGRPTEVKTVPYFWTAMFGKSIRYAGYGDGFDDVVIQGDLDDLRFVAFYTKSEEVVAVASMNYDPIVSRVAEVFGTGKTIKKRDVETGDMSWLIDKGSQ is encoded by the exons ATGGGAGGATGCCTCTCCAAACCCAAACCAG AGGTCAAGGTGGAGCTCACCCTGctggacaaagagaaagaggccgACGTGATGTCTCCCAACGGGAAGGCCAGCCCCTTCTCCGACTGCCGACCCAACGGCGCCCTGGGTCACTGCTCCGATGAGGACGCAGCGGCCACCTACAGGACCTCCCACAAGCCCCGGGACTACGTGGAGGCTGCCGTGTGTCATGTGAAGGACCTAGAGAATGGACA GATGCGAGAGGTAGACCTGGGGACAGGCAGGGCTTTGCTCATCAAGGAGCACGGAGAGTTCTCTGCCATTGCACACAAATGCCCACACTATGGGGCACCATTGGTCAAAG GTGTCCTATCCAAAGGGCACGTTCGGTGTCCGTGGCACGGTGCGTGTTTCAACATCGCCACGGGGGACATTGAGGACTTCCCGGGCCTTGACAGCTTACCCACCTTTCAG GTCAGAGTTGAAAAGGACAGGGTGATCATTCGAGCAAACAAGCAG GCTCTTCAGACACAAAGGCGGACAAAGGCCATGTCAAAATGTTCAGCTGTCATCAACTCGAACACAGGCTTCAGCCATGTTCTTATCATTGGAGCAG GCCCAACTGGACTGGTCTGTGCTGAGACATTACGACAGGAGGGCTTCACCGATCGCATCGTCATGTGCACAGTGGACAAGCACCTGCCCTATGACAGACCAAAACTGAGTAAG TCCCTGGAGAGCACGGCAGAACAGCTCAGGCTCCGCTCCACTGAGTTCCTGCAGACCCATGATATTGAGTTGCTCACAGAGAAGGAG GTTGTGTCTGTGGATGTGAAGATGAAGACTGTGACTTTTCAAGATGGCTTCAAGATGGAGTACAGAAAGCTGCTTATTGCTACAGGAAGCAA GGCCAAGCCACTAAACTACAAAGGAAAGGAAGTAGAGAATGTGTTCCACCTCCGGAGCCCAGAGGATGCGAACCACATAGCTCGGCTAGCCAGCAATAAAAACGCTGTCATCGTGGGAACATCCTTCGTAG GTATGGAAGTGGCTGCAGCCCTCACAGACAAGGCCCATTCAGTGTCAATCATTGGAATAGAAGCAGTCCCCTTCCGGAAGGCTCTTGGAGAGAAAGTGGGCAAGGCCATGATGAAG CTCTTTGAGACCAACAGGGTCAAGTTCTACATGTTGAATGAGGTGTCAGAGATGCGTGGCCATCATGGACAG TTAAAAGAAGTTGTCCTCAAAAGTGGCAAGGTCTTAagagctgatgtgtgtgtcattggTGCCG GTTCTGGTCCAGCCACAGCGTTCCTGAAACAAAGTGGTGTGCACATGGACTCAAAGGGCTTTATCCCTGTCAACAAG ACGCTACAAACCAACGTGGAAGGAGTGTTTGCGGGGGGAGACGTggtcactttccctctctccctgcgcAATAACAAGAAGGTGAACATCCCTCGCTGGCAAATGGCCCATGTACATG GGCGGGTGGCAGCTCTCAACATGATAGGAAGACCCACAGAGGTGAAGACAGTGCCTTACTTTTGGACTGCCATGTTTGGGAAGAGCATACGCTATGCAG GATACGGAGATGGGTTTGATGATGTTGTCATCCAGGGAGATTTGGACGACCTGAGATTtgttgcattttacacaaa GAGTGAAGAGGTGGTGGCTGTGGCAAGCATGAACTATGACCCCATTGTGTCGCGAGTGGCCGAGGTGTTTGGCACGGGAAAGACGATTAAGAAACGTGACGTGGA AACAGGGGACATGTCTTGGTTAATCGACAAAGGCTCACAGTGA
- the LOC125294519 gene encoding apoptosis-inducing factor 3 isoform X1, producing MGGCLSKPKPVEVKVELTLLDKEKEADVMSPNGKASPFSDCRPNGALGHCSDEDAAATYRTSHKPRDYVEAAVCHVKDLENGQMREVDLGTGRALLIKEHGEFSAIAHKCPHYGAPLVKGVLSKGHVRCPWHGACFNIATGDIEDFPGLDSLPTFQVRVEKDRVIIRANKQALQTQRRTKAMSKCSAVINSNTGFSHVLIIGAGPTGLVCAETLRQEGFTDRIVMCTVDKHLPYDRPKLSKSLESTAEQLRLRSTEFLQTHDIELLTEKEVVSVDVKMKTVTFQDGFKMEYRKLLIATGSKAKPLNYKGKEVENVFHLRSPEDANHIARLASNKNAVIVGTSFVGMEVAAALTDKAHSVSIIGIEAVPFRKALGEKVGKAMMKLFETNRVKFYMLNEVSEMRGHHGQLKEVVLKSGKVLRADVCVIGAGSGPATAFLKQSGVHMDSKGFIPVNKTLQTNVEGVFAGGDVVTFPLSLRNNKKVNIPRWQMAHVHGRVAALNMIGRPTEVKTVPYFWTAMFGKSIRYAGYGDGFDDVVIQGDLDDLRFVAFYTKSEEVVAVASMNYDPIVSRVAEVFGTGKTIKKRDVETGDMSWLIDKGSQ from the exons ATGGGAGGATGCCTCTCCAAACCCAAACCAG TAGAGGTCAAGGTGGAGCTCACCCTGctggacaaagagaaagaggccgACGTGATGTCTCCCAACGGGAAGGCCAGCCCCTTCTCCGACTGCCGACCCAACGGCGCCCTGGGTCACTGCTCCGATGAGGACGCAGCGGCCACCTACAGGACCTCCCACAAGCCCCGGGACTACGTGGAGGCTGCCGTGTGTCATGTGAAGGACCTAGAGAATGGACA GATGCGAGAGGTAGACCTGGGGACAGGCAGGGCTTTGCTCATCAAGGAGCACGGAGAGTTCTCTGCCATTGCACACAAATGCCCACACTATGGGGCACCATTGGTCAAAG GTGTCCTATCCAAAGGGCACGTTCGGTGTCCGTGGCACGGTGCGTGTTTCAACATCGCCACGGGGGACATTGAGGACTTCCCGGGCCTTGACAGCTTACCCACCTTTCAG GTCAGAGTTGAAAAGGACAGGGTGATCATTCGAGCAAACAAGCAG GCTCTTCAGACACAAAGGCGGACAAAGGCCATGTCAAAATGTTCAGCTGTCATCAACTCGAACACAGGCTTCAGCCATGTTCTTATCATTGGAGCAG GCCCAACTGGACTGGTCTGTGCTGAGACATTACGACAGGAGGGCTTCACCGATCGCATCGTCATGTGCACAGTGGACAAGCACCTGCCCTATGACAGACCAAAACTGAGTAAG TCCCTGGAGAGCACGGCAGAACAGCTCAGGCTCCGCTCCACTGAGTTCCTGCAGACCCATGATATTGAGTTGCTCACAGAGAAGGAG GTTGTGTCTGTGGATGTGAAGATGAAGACTGTGACTTTTCAAGATGGCTTCAAGATGGAGTACAGAAAGCTGCTTATTGCTACAGGAAGCAA GGCCAAGCCACTAAACTACAAAGGAAAGGAAGTAGAGAATGTGTTCCACCTCCGGAGCCCAGAGGATGCGAACCACATAGCTCGGCTAGCCAGCAATAAAAACGCTGTCATCGTGGGAACATCCTTCGTAG GTATGGAAGTGGCTGCAGCCCTCACAGACAAGGCCCATTCAGTGTCAATCATTGGAATAGAAGCAGTCCCCTTCCGGAAGGCTCTTGGAGAGAAAGTGGGCAAGGCCATGATGAAG CTCTTTGAGACCAACAGGGTCAAGTTCTACATGTTGAATGAGGTGTCAGAGATGCGTGGCCATCATGGACAG TTAAAAGAAGTTGTCCTCAAAAGTGGCAAGGTCTTAagagctgatgtgtgtgtcattggTGCCG GTTCTGGTCCAGCCACAGCGTTCCTGAAACAAAGTGGTGTGCACATGGACTCAAAGGGCTTTATCCCTGTCAACAAG ACGCTACAAACCAACGTGGAAGGAGTGTTTGCGGGGGGAGACGTggtcactttccctctctccctgcgcAATAACAAGAAGGTGAACATCCCTCGCTGGCAAATGGCCCATGTACATG GGCGGGTGGCAGCTCTCAACATGATAGGAAGACCCACAGAGGTGAAGACAGTGCCTTACTTTTGGACTGCCATGTTTGGGAAGAGCATACGCTATGCAG GATACGGAGATGGGTTTGATGATGTTGTCATCCAGGGAGATTTGGACGACCTGAGATTtgttgcattttacacaaa GAGTGAAGAGGTGGTGGCTGTGGCAAGCATGAACTATGACCCCATTGTGTCGCGAGTGGCCGAGGTGTTTGGCACGGGAAAGACGATTAAGAAACGTGACGTGGA AACAGGGGACATGTCTTGGTTAATCGACAAAGGCTCACAGTGA